A DNA window from Bos mutus isolate GX-2022 chromosome 11, NWIPB_WYAK_1.1, whole genome shotgun sequence contains the following coding sequences:
- the CIMIP5 gene encoding uncharacterized protein C2orf50 homolog, with the protein MGSRPIPGLQRTTSAEYRLPSTRPPASVPSTAPGGPVVGRGPTGGPQAPKAKRSALGADGVQRDQLWRELLEAERRSQQRWAQNWSFLKDYDPMGNKKEPVKLPDHVPRFSDTVPNSTNRAVGSRVDTPLGKTLIGLDFFFVEGARKKKLEEELQPI; encoded by the exons ATGGGAAGCCGCCCcattcctgggctccagagaacTACATCAGCTGAGTACCGACTGCCTTCAACCAGGCCTCCAGCCTCAGTCCCGTCCACTGCCCCAGGAGGCCCTGTGGTGGGAAGGGGTCCCACGGGTGGCCCCCAGGCCCCGAAGGCCAAACGGTCAGCCCTGGGGGCTGATGGTGTGCAGCGGGACCAGCTGTGGAGGGAGCTGCTGGAGGCCGAGAGGAGGAGCCAGCAGCGCTG GGCTCAGAACTGGAGTTTCCTGAAAGACTATGACCCCATG GGTAACAAGAAGGAGCCCGTGAAGCTGCCAGACCATGTGCCTCGCTTCTCTGACACTGTCCCCAATTCCACGAACCGGGCCGTGGGCAGCCGGGTGGACACGCCTCTGGGGAAAACCCTCATCGGCCTTGACTTCTTCTTCGTGGAAGGAGCCCGGAAGAAGAAGCTGGAAGAGGAGCTGCAGCCCATCTAA